One stretch of Streptomyces sp. 135 DNA includes these proteins:
- a CDS encoding DUF5998 family protein: MAKTGTTTQGLRAAIERSGYYPALVAEAVEAAIGGEAIGSYLVHQETTFDANEVRRHVTVLVLTGTRFIVSHTDEQAADGTSPTPYATTSTESVKIGRISSVVLSRVVANPEKYVPGTPPREVVLTIGWGAVSRIDLEPAACGDPNCEADHGYTGSSTADDLSLRVSEAGDGPDAVRQTLAFAQALSEATADTAR; encoded by the coding sequence ATGGCAAAGACCGGTACGACGACCCAGGGGCTGCGCGCGGCGATCGAGCGCAGCGGCTACTACCCGGCCCTCGTGGCCGAGGCGGTGGAGGCCGCGATCGGCGGCGAGGCCATCGGGTCGTACCTGGTCCACCAGGAGACGACGTTCGACGCCAACGAAGTGCGCCGGCACGTCACCGTCCTCGTCCTGACCGGCACGCGGTTCATCGTCAGCCACACCGACGAGCAGGCGGCGGACGGCACCTCCCCGACGCCGTACGCGACGACCTCCACGGAGTCGGTCAAGATCGGCCGGATCTCCTCCGTCGTCCTCAGCCGCGTCGTCGCCAACCCGGAGAAGTACGTCCCGGGCACGCCGCCGCGCGAGGTCGTCCTGACCATCGGCTGGGGCGCCGTCTCCCGCATCGACCTGGAGCCCGCGGCCTGCGGAGACCCCAACTGCGAGGCGGACCACGGCTACACCGGCAGCTCGACCGCCGACGACCTGAGCCTGCGCGTCAGCGAGGCGGGCGACGGCCCCGACGCCGTGCGGCAGACCCTCGCCTTCGCCCAGGCCCTGTCCGAGGCGACCGCGGATACCGCCCGCTGA
- a CDS encoding nucleotide pyrophosphatase/phosphodiesterase family protein, with translation MSLPAWDDVEPLALDTAPVPAYGSGSLADLLPTLVAHQGVPGHAAGTIAELAPADRNCVFLIDGLGWEQLKAHPAEAPFLNSLLPSSRGGTGRPITAGFPATTATSLASVGTGLPPGAHGLPGYTVRDPATGGLMNQLRWNPWTDPHAWQPYPTVFQQAHEAGVHTAQVSSPTFEHTPLTKVALSGGSFRGKLSGEDRMDLAAEQLAAGDRSLVYTYYAEVDGKGHRFGVDSDAWRGQLMYVDRLAQRLAEQLPPRSALYITADHGMLDIPFDDASRIDFDEDWELRAGVALLGGEGRARHVYAVPGAQSDVLTVWREVLGEQFWVASRDEAIAAGWFGPHIDQRVYERLGDVIAAAHADVAIVASEREPKESALVGMHGSMTPVEQLVPLLEVRS, from the coding sequence ATGTCCCTGCCCGCCTGGGACGACGTGGAACCGCTCGCCCTCGACACCGCTCCCGTGCCCGCGTACGGCTCGGGTTCGCTCGCCGACCTGCTGCCGACGCTCGTCGCCCACCAGGGTGTGCCCGGCCACGCCGCGGGGACCATCGCCGAACTGGCCCCCGCCGACCGCAACTGCGTCTTCCTGATCGACGGCCTCGGCTGGGAGCAGCTCAAGGCCCATCCGGCGGAGGCACCCTTCCTCAACTCGTTGCTGCCCAGTTCGCGGGGCGGTACCGGGCGGCCCATCACGGCCGGCTTCCCCGCCACCACGGCGACCTCGCTCGCCTCCGTCGGCACGGGCCTGCCGCCCGGTGCGCACGGCCTGCCCGGCTACACCGTGCGCGACCCCGCCACCGGCGGGCTGATGAACCAGCTCCGCTGGAACCCATGGACCGACCCGCACGCCTGGCAGCCGTACCCGACGGTCTTCCAGCAGGCCCACGAGGCGGGCGTGCACACCGCTCAGGTGTCCTCCCCGACCTTCGAGCACACCCCGCTGACCAAGGTCGCCCTCAGCGGCGGCTCGTTCCGGGGCAAGCTCTCCGGAGAGGACCGCATGGACCTCGCCGCCGAGCAACTGGCCGCCGGGGACCGCTCCCTGGTCTACACGTACTACGCGGAAGTCGACGGCAAGGGCCACCGCTTCGGCGTCGACTCCGACGCCTGGCGCGGCCAGCTCATGTACGTCGACCGGCTTGCCCAGCGGCTGGCCGAGCAGCTCCCGCCACGCAGCGCCCTGTACATCACCGCGGACCACGGCATGCTCGACATCCCCTTCGACGACGCCTCCCGCATCGACTTCGACGAGGACTGGGAGCTGCGCGCCGGCGTCGCCCTCCTCGGCGGCGAGGGCCGCGCCCGTCACGTCTACGCCGTCCCGGGCGCCCAGAGCGACGTCCTCACGGTGTGGCGCGAGGTGCTCGGCGAGCAGTTCTGGGTGGCCTCCCGTGACGAGGCGATCGCCGCCGGCTGGTTCGGTCCACACATTGATCAACGTGTGTACGAGCGTCTCGGCGACGTCATCGCCGCCGCGCACGCCGACGTCGCGATCGTCGCCAGTGAGCGGGAGCCCAAGGAGTCCGCACTGGTCGGCATGCACGGCTCCATGACCCCTGTGGAACAACTCGTCCCCCTTCTCGAAGTACGCTCCTAG
- a CDS encoding VOC family protein yields the protein MTEAQASAGRRDGAGAGRSAPGTPCWVSLMAHGLAATQEFYGALFGWEFRPGPEQLGPYVRALLDGREVAGIGQLPADRHLPIAWTPYLATDDADATAEAVRYCGGTVGVGPITAGQAGRMAVASDPTGAVFGLWQAARHLGSAVTRVPGAPAWNELVTRETTGVVTFYETVFGFTDEAVVSADDDYLTLRIEGRPVASVHGVGDALPRDRGPHWMTYFEAADVDEAVTRVVELGGQVVKPPRAGTQGREATVADPEGAVFTLVRSHERA from the coding sequence ATGACCGAGGCACAGGCGTCCGCAGGGCGGCGCGACGGCGCGGGAGCCGGTCGAAGCGCACCCGGCACACCCTGCTGGGTGAGCCTGATGGCGCATGGCCTGGCGGCGACCCAGGAGTTCTACGGGGCGCTCTTCGGCTGGGAGTTCCGGCCGGGTCCCGAGCAGCTCGGGCCCTATGTGCGGGCCCTGCTCGACGGCCGCGAGGTGGCCGGCATCGGCCAACTGCCGGCCGACCGGCATCTGCCGATCGCCTGGACACCCTATCTGGCGACGGACGACGCGGACGCGACGGCGGAGGCCGTGCGGTACTGCGGCGGCACGGTCGGCGTGGGTCCGATCACCGCGGGCCAGGCGGGGCGGATGGCCGTCGCCTCGGACCCCACGGGCGCCGTCTTCGGGCTCTGGCAGGCCGCGCGGCACCTGGGCAGCGCGGTGACCCGGGTGCCGGGCGCACCGGCCTGGAACGAGCTGGTGACGCGGGAGACCACGGGCGTCGTCACGTTCTACGAAACCGTGTTCGGCTTCACCGACGAGGCCGTCGTCTCGGCCGATGACGACTATCTGACCCTGCGCATCGAGGGCCGCCCGGTGGCGTCCGTGCACGGCGTGGGCGACGCGCTGCCGCGCGACCGGGGCCCGCACTGGATGACGTACTTCGAAGCAGCGGATGTCGACGAGGCGGTGACCCGGGTCGTCGAGCTCGGCGGGCAGGTCGTCAAGCCGCCGCGGGCCGGCACCCAGGGCCGGGAGGCGACGGTCGCCGATCCGGAGGGGGCGGTCTTCACCCTCGTACGCTCGCACGAGCGCGCCTGA
- a CDS encoding thymidine kinase, which yields MPELVFFSGTMDCGKSTLALQIEHNRSARGLQGMIFTRDDRAGEGKLSSRLGLVTDAIEAADDFDFYAHLVDHLSQGGRADYVIADEAQFLAPEQIDQLARVVDDLGLDVFAFGITTDFRSKLFPGSQRLVELADRVEVLQVEALCWCGARATHNARTIGGEMVVEGAQVVVGDVNQSADEVGYEVLCRRHHRRRATAATARAGALSPDVLPVDTAAHA from the coding sequence ATGCCCGAGCTGGTGTTCTTCTCCGGAACGATGGACTGCGGAAAGAGCACGCTGGCTCTGCAGATCGAGCACAACCGCTCGGCCCGCGGACTCCAGGGAATGATCTTCACGCGGGACGACCGGGCGGGCGAGGGCAAGCTCTCCTCGCGGCTCGGCCTCGTCACTGACGCCATCGAGGCCGCGGACGACTTCGACTTCTACGCCCACCTCGTCGACCACCTCTCCCAGGGCGGCCGCGCCGACTACGTGATCGCGGACGAGGCGCAGTTCCTGGCCCCGGAGCAGATCGACCAGCTCGCGCGGGTCGTCGACGACCTCGGCCTGGACGTCTTCGCCTTCGGCATCACCACGGACTTCCGCTCCAAGCTCTTCCCCGGCTCGCAGCGCCTGGTCGAGCTCGCCGACCGCGTCGAGGTGCTCCAGGTCGAGGCCCTGTGCTGGTGCGGCGCCCGGGCCACGCACAACGCCCGCACCATAGGCGGCGAGATGGTCGTCGAGGGCGCCCAGGTCGTCGTCGGCGACGTCAACCAGTCAGCGGACGAGGTGGGTTACGAAGTCCTGTGCCGCCGCCACCACCGCCGCAGGGCGACGGCGGCGACCGCACGCGCGGGCGCTCTCTCGCCCGACGTCCTGCCGGTCGACACCGCCGCTCACGCCTGA